ggtaacgagattgaactaggtattgagataccgacgatcgaatctcgggcaagtaacataccgatgacaaagggaacaatgtatgttgttatgcggtctgaccgataaagatcttcgtagaatatgtgggagccaatatgagcatctaggttccgctattggttattgaccggagacatgtctcggtcatgtctacatagttctcgaacccgtagggtccgcacgcttaacgtttcgatgctggttatattatgagtttatgagttttgatgtaccgaaggttgttcggagtcccgaatgtgatcacggacatgacgaggagtctcgaaatggtcgagacatgaagattgatatattggacgactatattcggacaccggaatggttccgggggttatcggatatataccggagtactggggggttaccggaacccccccgggggttattgggcctcatgggcccaaagtagtggaagaggagaggcagcaggaggtggcgcgcagtcccccttgccccaatccgaattgggaaagggaagcgggcgcggccccccttctccttccttctctccacctcctccttcccccttctcctagttggaataggaaaggggggcaaaacctacttggagtaggattgccccccccttgggcgcgcctcctcctcttggccggcctctcctcctccactcctttatatacgtggccagggggcaccccatagacacacaattgatctcttagccgtgtgcggtgcccccttccaccataatccacctcgatcatatcgtagcggtgcttaggcgaagccctgcgatggtagaacatcatcatcgtcaccacgccgtcgtgctgacggaactctcccgtgaagctctactggattggaattcgcgggacgtcatcgagctgaacgtgtgctaaacccggaggtgccgtgcgttcggtacttggatcggtcggatcgtgaagacgtacgactacatcaaccgcgttgtgctaacgcttccgctttcggtctacgagggtacgtagacaacactctcccctctcgttgctatgcatcaccatgatcttgcgtgtgcgtaggattttttttaaattactacgttccccaacaacatcatccctttctctttggggaaataccgacgtagcttcaagcgacatcagtcctCTCCTGGGTGCCTCGCCTTCTGGTTGTGCTGCTCATCCTGAGCAATGCACGGGTCTGTGGTCATCGATGCCGACGGGGCTTGACCTGCGGATGCTGGCTGGGCTTGATCTGTGGCGTGGTGATTGTTGTCGCCATCGTGCAATGATACCCGTCGTTCTGATCTGGCCAGACACGGGTGTGTTTCCGAACCGGTCGTCCCATCACCCAGATTCGCCCGTGGAGATGACCACTCCGGCTTGCGGCGATAGTCTTGTTGCAGATTGCGATGGCCACTGAAAGGTCTTCAGAAGGGTTTTCCTTCAGATCCGGTGGTTGACTTCGGCAGCAAGATGCAAACTATGGACAACAGTTTGACGCATAGGGATGATTGTGCAACAACAGTGGTCGCACATCACACGTAGTTGCTGGGTTCgcggaaaagtggtggcgacaacacatgagTGACATCGATAGTGGTGCTAATCGAGCACCCCGATcgcgagctccggggtgaaagcctaggtctgatccaagttggttatacctggcaatggcgatgtttttaACATGGTTACCTTGCtggaggcattgctcggatatgctcggactaattcttcagggtgaaaacctagattctagcCTTTGGTGGTTGGATCCGGCGACGACGGCGTTTGAGCGCTGCTCCTatcctgaaggcgttgctgttaaAGAAACTCGTCGATTGTGTGATGTCATGAGAtgattggtgcggatatggtcattgttgtagtttgccAATCATGAATCTGATCATTTTGGGGGTTTTTTCCTCGCCTGctcatagctttggtcttatatgactttgctattggTCGGTGTGTTTTCTTGTGTGCGTGTGTTCGTGTTGcctgtgtgcatcctaactatgcagatGCCAGGTGTGTGCTCATGGTGTTTTGCATcgtcttgatgcttcattttgagctaataaaatccattttttgtCGAAaaaatatagtgctaatcacataataacacataaataatatcctacttaatatccgcatgaatttaatatactttcaaattaacgtgcattgcacgtacacattaaTTAGTTTTTTAAGTAGGAGAGATTGCTAACATCGGGTGCATTGGTTTCACAAAAACTACTGGTGCATAGGATACATTGCTTGTAGTTTAGACATCGACACCGGTTTAAAAAAAAAGGTACGACCAGGAGAATTGCTGCTTCAGTAGGTGAGTTCTTTGGCACCAACCTCGTAAGGAACATGATTTGCCGCTTCAGTAGGTGCCCCCTGCAAAAGGCATTTGGATGTGAGCTGTAGTTAGATTAGTTTTTTTAGGGTGTAGCTTCTTTGGATTGGAGGATTTTCATAGAATTCTCACGGGATATCAATCCTCGGGATTGTTTTCTATGGAATGTATTTGGATCACAGGATTTGGTCATTGAAATTCCTTAGGATTTGGTCGCCAAGGTGCTGATTGCAGAGGAATTCATGCATGAGGTCCAACCTCTGGGAAAATTCCATAGAATTGGCTATGTCATGGCAACTAAATCCTCCATTTTTCCTATACCTTTGTTTTGCAAATCCTGTGATCCAAAGAAGCCATTACATTAGCTGGATCAGCTCTATGGGTAAACGAAGCTTGCAGAAACTGGGAGTTCTGAAGAGGGTCCAGAACACCCCACAATGAGCTCAGAGAACAAATGCAATGTGATAATAATATTTGATGGGGACTGatgtcataaatatcaaatagtTACCCTACAGACTACCCATGATTGCACCTATGAGTACATAGCAGAATATCCTGAAATAAAACGGCTACCTGAACAACATTTGAGAGGATAAGTCGTCTGCATGATTGGATTAAACATATATACTGGTGCCAATACACGTCTCCAGCTACCGAACACTGATTCCCGGTATCTTGCAAATTGCCAGCTTACTACAGAATTGCGCGTTCCTTCATTTTGCTAGATTTAGTGGTTGCCATGTTAAGCCTCTTTGGTCAAACGCTTGCCTTATTAGTGGCtgccatgtactccctccattccaaattagtTGACTTGAATTTGTCTAAATATGAATGCATCTATATTTATTTAGTGTCTAGATGCATCCGTGTCTAGATAAATATGGGTCAAGTAATTTAGAACGAAGGGAGTAGAGAAACTGCTGTTTTGGAACCTGCAACACACCAACAATGGAGTGGCGTCAGCGTCACTGCAAATGCAAAAACTCTATAAAAAATGCTTGCAAATGCTCACCGGTATGACCACCCAGCCTCCGTCCATTTCTTTTTTACCATCGTTTATCGTGGTCATCAGTTCTGTATGCACAGGCATATTACTTCTGGCCATGCTGAAACTGTGAAACGGAGGACTGTTTTGGTGAATGGAGACTGGAAAATGCTAGCAGCTCTGCCTCGTTTCCGATGTGCTCCTCTTATAGCTATGGCGGTTGTAACATCATATTGTTCTAGCTCAATGGACAGTGCCGCGTTACGTGCGACTGTAACTCCGTTGAAAGCATAGCGTGGGAACATGTAACCGCGGATAAAACGGGGGGAAATGGCAATAGGTCTCATGCCACATTGATACTGCTCGGCCGCTCTGTTAAATGCTCGAAATTAACCATCAAATCATCTCATACACCACATATAGTACATCGAAGCACAACAACACCAAAATGAATGAAAATATTCATGTCAAGGAAAAACTCAACCCCGTGGCTCAAGGAAACAGCGACAGCAACGAGCAGCAGGAACGTGGGTCGTTCGCGTGTCATCAGTCGCGGCACTGCGTGATGGCGGAGCAGCCGCGCTCGTAGGGGTTGGCCTCCGCGCTGGGGCGGCAGTTGTAGTAGGACGCGCCGGAGTAGGGGCACGGCACCGTGTCGGCGAACAGCGCGCCGTAGCTGATGTACCCCGCCGTGCCGTTGGTGTCGGTGCTGTTGCTGCCGGCGACCTGCAGCAGCCGCCTCCTCGTGCCGACCTCGCCGTCCTCGGCGCTCGCGCGGACGATGGGTGCTGCCGACACGGCGGCGACGGCCAGGACGAGGAGGAGCAGAGGCAGAGCACGGGGTGCCATGGCTGCCCTGGTCGCAGCGCGTTGCCGGTGAGCGAGGATGCTCTGGGTTTGGGAGACGGCTGAATGCTGATGGCCGGGGAGTTTGTGTTGTGACCGGGGCTTTAAACAGCACGGGTAGGAGGGGCAGGGTTCGTCGGAATGACGGGTGGGTGGCCACTCCGCCGGTTGACTTTGGGGCTCGCGTTAGGACTGGGGATCCACTACCATTTCCGCAGCTGGAGGAGACTTTGCCCGGCCTGCAGGTGCCAGCCGGAACACAAATCAAGATACTAATTGGCTAGTTTATTCATCTCTTTTACTGCCTCGCCGGAACACGAATCAAGATACTGGCTTGGATAGTTTATTCATCTCTAATTGGCTAGTTTATTCATCTCACAATGAAGAGTAACATAAGGTAGTAACTTGccgatgttactagtctatattactactttcatagtgggtagtaacatataagTGGTGTCATGCAGACGTATCATTGCCTTCGATTCTACTAAGGAGTGCACTAccatctattaagtttctttctattaataaatcaatgtattggccttcccaaaaccaaaatgagcaccCACCGCCCTACACAAAAGAATGACCATGTTCAAAATGAGGATCCGCAATTGAACTAAAGAATAAGCTATCAAATGAGCTACCGCAAATTcacgtaccccgtcgttttcgcatttgaagaacacccatccggggtgcttcagCGTGCCCGAAGTTAGCCGCAGCACTGTCCGCGTGCAGTCATCACACTATATGAGCGACACCGGCAAGCTACAGAGACGttgcgcgagcgccgagcccggtggACGGCCGGACGAATCCATGCTTGCAAACCgttcgcggcggcgggcggacgaacccgaacctgcatgcggcgatgcgcccttgccggggctgcgggagaggctccccgaccactccatcgcTTGACGCAGCAACAGGAGGCCAGAAAAGCCAAATTCGGCGGCCCGCGATGAAGTGCCGCAGATCCGCAAATCTGGCGGCCCGCCAACGcatggggggagggagggaaggtcTCGTGCGCGTGGAGGCCTTTCGGCGTGCTCCTGCCGGCGGCTTTCGCtggaatcttgggcggcggcccgacggcggcgcgaggggggaggaaaggtggttggtggggaaagcgcgggctgaaatgtccccccaccaaccgcttccgcttatatgcagggcaccgcagccgcgggggggggggggaggggagggacgtatTCCCGGGTTAGGGtcgggattttgccgcgcccccAAAAATTTTTGCGGGGCGGAGCGAGATGCGGGGTCTGACCGGGCAGGTTTTTCCGCCCCGAcgcgcattttggcggttattttgcgggtcggggcgggatgcagggtctgctagagttgctctaagatgTTGCCCCAATCGAAAAATCGCATCCCGACTCCTCAGACCTAACCCAAATGTCTGGGCTGTCCTGCATCCCTTGAATCCAACTCATGTGGGATGAATATGAGGTGATCTGAATACGCCCAGACGCAGCCGTCATGTGGGACCATCCCATGTTGGCCCACCTCGACGCCACATAAACCCCACCTCATTCTCAATCGGATCAAACCTTATCACTCCCCGAGTCGGAAGTCGCAACTCCCCGAGTCGGAAGTGCGGGTCGCTCTCTGCGCGAGGCACAGGGCGACGCAGGCCGGATGTAGCCAGTCCAGCTATAGGTCATGTAGATTCACGCCCAGGCCGCTTCCCACGACCTGGAGGACGACCTTCTTCACGACGTCATCTGCCACTCCTTGCCCACGACGGAGACgagcgcccgccgtcgccgccgcaaagATGCCAAGGCATAGCGGCTCGGTATCGAGGAATTCAAGCGGCTCGTGCGACAAAGGACGACCAACACGACGAAAGCTCAACGCCTCGCCGAGAGCAGGTCCCCGTCACTCGACGCCTGGCAGACCTCCCCTCCTTGTCCTCGTCCACCTCCATCGGTGGCGGCACCACAAGTGTCGATGTGACACCCCTTTGACCACCGACATCAACGCCGAGGAGTATTACATCCGCTCTAGAGACACCAAGGGCAAGGGCCCGACAAGGAAGTGGTGGAATTCGACGCCTCGTATCTATTTTTATCTATCGTTTAGTCGTATATCATAGTCGATCGACAAACTTTCTATGTCTGATCTTTTGTGAACTTATTATGCCCGATTTGTATAAACTTGATGTGCCCACTATACTATGTTGAATTTATCTACGTAGTGTTGATCACCTTGCATGGGGTTGCAGGGATTTAAGGGGGGTAGCTACGGATGCGGGGAAATGAGAGGTGACCGGGCGTTGTTCACGGACATatagacttggggggggggggggggaattgacAAGTCCGATGGTAGATGCTCTAAGCATTCATAGGGTACCTTTTTCTTCATGATGGTGAAACTCGAGAGTAGCAACATAACGCGTCATCGGCACATGCAGAATGGTTGATTCTCCGTGTTCGGTTTTATATAGGGATTCAACTCCTTCGtggaataaattcagaaataatgcaagcactaggatttgaaccctgggctggggatatcactgtccctctaaccatctaaccacatgttggttcgctcCGGTTTGAATCTCTAGTAGTTATATCTACATGTATGAGTATGCTTTATCTCTAGTAgtcatatgtatatatgtatgagtATGGTGTTAGGAACCACATATACACAAAATTCGGCAAGCGATTTTTGAAAAAGAATTTGGTTAAAAAAAATGGAAAGTGGTCAAATGGAGCGGGCATACGCAAAACCATTGGCATGCGAAGCAATTGTGAGGCATGCTATCAGCCGTAGGATTTAACCGATCCAACGGCCGACAATCTGAAGGCCCGCAGTCCCGATAAAACCAAGGGGGAGGAAGCACCCgactaaaccctagccgccgtccgTCCCCAACCTTCACCGCCGCTCCCCCCTCAGCCCTCCGCCCCcaaaccccgccgccgcctccaccatgCGGCCGCTCGACGAGAAGGAGACCACGATGGTCTTCGAGAAGCTCTTCAAGTTCACCGGCCCCAACCTGAAGCACCTCCTGGAGCGGCCCTCCGTGGAGGGCCCCGACCCGGAGCCCGGCCGCTACTGCCTCCGCCTCCACAAGAACCGCGTCTTCTACGCCTCCGAGTCGCTCGTCCGCCGCGCCACCGCCGTCTCCCGCACGCGCCTCGCCGGGGTCGGCACGCCCATCGGCAAGTTCACCCACGGCGGCGCCTTCCACCTCACCGTCCACGCGCTCGACCTCCTCGCCGCCCACGCGCGCCGCCGCATCTGGCTCAAGCCCGACACGGAGCGCTCGTTCCTCTTCGGCAACTCCGTGCCCAAGTCCGCGCTCGCGCGCATCACCGAGAACACCAAGTCCGGCGACGGCGTCGTCGTCATGTCCATGGCCGACGTGCCCCTCGGGTTTGGGGTCGCCGCCAGGGGCGCGCAGGACTGCAGGAAGGCCGACACCAACGCCGTGGTGGTGCTCCACCAGTCCGACGCCGGCGAGTACCTCCGCAAGGAGGAGGAGCTCATGTGAGGTGAGGGTCCAGGCTTGGTTGTTCTTGTGTTTACTGATTGGACCATTTGCGTGAATTTAGGGACCCAATGTCTTACTATCTTTTCGAGAGTTCCTGCATATGTTATATGAATGTACTGGATGATTAATTGACTATGAGATGAGGCGATTGCAAATTTTCGGTGATAATTGGTCTTCTTCTCACCTGTGAGTGCATTAAATGAAATTTTTGGATCATATTACTTAATTGTTCCATTCGTTTATTAGTCGTTAGACGGCGCTGGTTATGtgagggcaggcctggcgcagtggtgaagtcctccccacttgtgccaagaggtcctgggttcgaaccagcctctctgcattgcactttgcaggggtaagactaggttcctataatccctccccagaccccaccttgtgtgggagcttctatgcactgggtctgtcctttagACGGCGCTGGTTATGTGTCTTAATAAACCATATAACTGATCCTCTTTTGGGGATGAACTGGTTAATTGAAGAAGTATGTTGCATCAGTTAGGCTAATAGAATAACATAAATGGTGATCTTCAATTTGGCACTTTGATCAAGTGTTGTCTTATGCTGTTGCGGTGATGTATTGACTTACCTGGACTATCATTCAAGGACAGGAATGCTTTTATTCCCACCTCTGGTGCACACGCActcttttgttttgtttcttgAGGCTCTCTGTAATAGTGCTGTGCGAACTACttcagaagtactccctccgtcccgtaatataagagcGTTGTTAACACTGAAAACGCTGTTATGTTATGGGTCGGAGGGAGTAGATGTTTTCACATGAGACTAGTGAGCCTTTGGATGTACATAATGTTGTCAGAAGTTAGAATGCCCGTAAACAATAACCGCCCTGATCAGTTGTTGTCGTGACTGGTAAAAACATAAAGCGAAACATGAGCTCTGTGCTGTTCGGACAGAAAGTGGCGTTTTTCCATCATGAACTTAATTAAAACGCTTAGTATACTGGACTGAGATTGTGTTACAGGTTTAATTCTGATATATACTTGACTAAAATTAGTTTATCATTTCCGTGTAACTGTGGCATGCGCTTGCTGTTAGATTGATCTCACCACTTATGGATGATGGAATCCTGCTTCTGCAGCTGCAGTACTGTTGGTACTTGAGCAGAAAATAAACCGAGCACCCGCTTTTCGCTTTTGTCCATGCCATTTGATTGTTCTGTGAGACCACCCTGTGACAATCAACACCATCTTTGCTTAGTCATGCAGCCTGTAGATGagcatgttatttgtatgtcacaCTTGGTTTGCCCCATGGGAATCTGATTTACGGCATTTGTGCTTGCAGGTGATGTGTGACTGGTGCTGAAAGATGTGTTCCCTTCCGTGGTTGCGATCACCGATCATCTGTGCTTGCAATCAGTGTGCAGTTCGTCCACCATTCTGTATTCTGCAGTTTTTATACAGGGCAAGGAAAAGCGGATGTCTGATCGTAGCAGAGTAGTTCTGATGGCTATAAATTTTGTCACGCTGTAGCTTATCAGTAAGCCACTGCATTGTATCGTGTGAACTGTGAACTAAAGATTAAGATAATGACACATTTCCTCTTGGAGCCCTAattgtttttatgtttgatcgacaAATTACTAACCAGCAAGCTAACCTGCTCATGAATGCCCCTGGTTTCATCACGCTTGAAGCCGCGAAGCTTTGGCAGCCATAGAGCTACGGTTAGCCATAGTAAGATTCTTATAGACAAACATTCGCCACTACTCTAGGTACCATATGGGCGGTACTCTTGGTTTACTTTTTATGGGGTGACATGGCTCGCCATTGCCAGGACAAAACATATGACTGGATACATTGTCAGCAGATTTGATCTTCATCTTCAGTGATATAAAACATACAATTCCAATTCCAAGGTCAGGTTAGCAAAAGGAGATTAACTTCATTCTTAAATAAGAATGAACAAACAAATATGTTGAGGAGAAAAATTGCGCATCCAGGGAATCGAACACTGGTCAGTACCGTGGGAGGGTACTATGATACCACTACACCAGATGCGCTTAGTTGTTTTGTGACCATTGATTACGGATAATAAACATTAGTACACTAAAATCCATTGCACAGCTAACCTAAGTTTCAAATTTATCCAAAAGATTCTAATTAGTGGTCGGAGATATAAAGCTTTCACTACACGCCTTTAGAAACGTCATGTAATTTTGAATAGAACTAGTAGTATGTAttacctccgtctcggtgaataagtcattcgcgtagttctaggtcgacgatttaactatctaaatatgtattatatgtaacaaaatatatatatttagaaactacatccgtgtagaaatctagtgatatactttttatgacatataacatatatttaattgctcaaatcgatgacctagaactacgcgaatgacttattcacctagacggaggtagtactgtaCAAATAGCAAATGAGCCGTTTCGTGAGAGCTCAAGGGTTAAAAATCTAAATCTAGTGGCACAGTCAGGTCAAGGCCAAGGAGATCTTGCCACGTGTCGTATGGGCCCCATCCCGTAAGGATAATGGGAGCCACCGTGGCGCCAAGGCCAGCCAATGGAATGGAAGCAAGCCTCACCCTATCCACACGCCCACCGCAGCGCCGTTTTCCCTCCACAGCATCCTCCGCGATCAAAAACAAAACCATCACCACACCCCCCCTCCCCTGAggccacacacacgcacacacaccagaTTCATCAAGAAAACCTCGAGAGGATCATGGCCGGCGTGAACACCAGTGTGGTCGGCCTCAAGCCCGCCGCGGCGGTGCCGCAGTCCGCCTCGCCGGCGGCGGCAAAGCGCGTGCAGGTCGCCCCGGCCAAGGACCGGCGGTCGGCGCTTCTCGGCCTGGCGGCCGTCTTCGCCGTCACGGCCGCCTCCGCCGGGTCGGCCAGGGCAAGCGTCTTCGACGAGTACCTCGAGAAGAGCAAGCTCAACAAGGTCCGCTCTGTTTCCTTCCTTCCCTGTCGCCGTCGGTTCGTTGCTCATTTCTCACCggactttttgatgatttttgcgCGTGATCAGGAGCTGAACGACAAGAAGAGGGCGGCGACGAGCGGCGCCAACTTCGCGCGCGCCTACACCGTCCAGTTCGGCAGCTGCAAGTTCCCCTACAACTTCACCGGCTGCCAGGACCTCGCCAAGCAGAAGGTAGCTCTCCTGTTTATCTAACCCTCCATGGCCGGATGAACTCTAAGCTCTGGCTGGCTGACGATCATGTCTTCTTGTGTGGTTGCAGAAAGTCCCGTTCATCACCGACGACCTGGAGATCGAGTGCGAGGGGAAGGAGAAGTTCAAGTGCGGATCCAACGTCTTCTGGAAATGGTGAAGCTGGTCGATCTGCCAGGCAATATGGCGAGTGCTGATGTATGTCAGCGCACCGCGTGTACCTAGATGTCCAAACTGCGCAAGTGTTTCAACTGTGAAGTTATCGTCGCTGTAATTTTATCATCATCAAGTGGAATTCTGTTTTCACCTGGATATGGATATATGCATGTTAGCATGTATCTTGTCACATCCAGAACGCGAACATTCATCAGTTAGAATCTTTCAAGCGAACTGCTTAGGCAATTTCGAGATCAGTTGGGAAAACACACGCAAAAAAAAGTAAATGATACCAAGCTGATTCTAACTCTAAGCAAAGATGCAAACCAAGCTGATTGGCATAAAGCCACCATATTTGCCAGCCACGTCGCCTAGTTAGATTTCCAAGGTTAGGTTACAACACATAGATCACATAGATTAATTATCTTTTTGATTATATATACGAATGAGCAATCGGAAAATAAAAATGGGAGAAAAAAATTATGCGCATCCAGGGAATCGAACCCTGGTCAGTACCGTGGGAGGGTACTATGATACCACTACACCAGATGCGCTTGTCTATCAGTGAACCTTGATGAGTCTAAGTGTAGTGTACAGAAAAAATTCCAAAGTCCGGTGTACAACTTGAACGTATATGTATCCTATATGGTTCAAATTTATCTTGACAGTCCACTAATAATTTATTAATTAGTGGTAGAAAGATATAGAAGTTACCCTACAGGCTTCGTAGAAAACTTCATCTAATTTAGAATGGAGCTAGTATAGGTATAGCAAATGAGCTGTTGCGCAAGTCAAGTCAGTAGGAGGTTTTTCTTTagacaagtgagtgggaggaggtGTTTCGGtctataaggctggtcatagtgaggaGTAATTTATACTAGTGTCATCCATATGTCACTAGcctaagttactacctccatagtgcaaagtatcatagtagtagtgtcatagattgtttcatttattagcttatagactcattttgccttgggaagcgctatgttacagtaacatattatgttactccaaacacctctctcctcattaaatacttgccacataagcaaaattgtcttggggtGTGTTAAGTTAacacctaagttactcccactatggctagcctaatcGTCCATGAGCAAAAAAGAGTGACTCTACATCCGCCAGTTTTTTGTTTTACTTATCTCCGTGACTATTAATAATATTAAACAAGCGAATTGTGGCAGAAACATTAAATATCAGCCTTTCGTTATCTTAGGTCCGATGACCTACATTGTTCAAATAATGTTGTCCCAACTAAAGCATCGTAATTAGTAATCAAAA
The window above is part of the Triticum aestivum cultivar Chinese Spring chromosome 2A, IWGSC CS RefSeq v2.1, whole genome shotgun sequence genome. Proteins encoded here:
- the LOC123187549 gene encoding 60S ribosome subunit biogenesis protein NIP7 homolog, with the protein product MRPLDEKETTMVFEKLFKFTGPNLKHLLERPSVEGPDPEPGRYCLRLHKNRVFYASESLVRRATAVSRTRLAGVGTPIGKFTHGGAFHLTVHALDLLAAHARRRIWLKPDTERSFLFGNSVPKSALARITENTKSGDGVVVMSMADVPLGFGVAARGAQDCRKADTNAVVVLHQSDAGEYLRKEEELM
- the LOC123187550 gene encoding photosystem I reaction center subunit N, chloroplastic, whose translation is MAGVNTSVVGLKPAAAVPQSASPAAAKRVQVAPAKDRRSALLGLAAVFAVTAASAGSARASVFDEYLEKSKLNKELNDKKRAATSGANFARAYTVQFGSCKFPYNFTGCQDLAKQKKVPFITDDLEIECEGKEKFKCGSNVFWKW